GTAACGAAAGAGCTCATTACGTTCCACGCGACCTTCGTCCAGCCATTTGTGCGTTACTCCGTCGTGCCAGCGACGCCAAAGTCCGGGCCTGGCCGCTCTCCGGTGTTCGACTTACCGGTTCCTGGAGTCGAGTCACCTAAGATGATGCACGACTTTGGGGTATCAAGACAACACACAGTCATCATGGACCTGCCGCTGTCGCTGGATACCATGAACCTGATTCGCGGAGTCCCAAGCTTGTCGTACGATTCGGCAGGCAGGTCACGCTTCGGAGTCTTCCCACGACACCAGCCGGATGCCGTTCAATGGTTCGAGACCAACCCGTGCACAATTTTTCACACCGCCAACTGCTGGGACTCGATTTCATCGCAGACAGATGTTAACGGTCCTCGTGTGTCGGTTAATCTCGTGGCCTGTCGGCTTACTTCCGCATCCATGGTTTTCAGCGCCGGCAACCTTCCCACGCCAGAGATGAAGCCGGTGCCTCCTGAGTACGCTGAGGAGGAGCAGTGCCGATTGTATTACTACAGTTTCCCACTGTCGGCCATCCCCGGGATCCAATACAACATCAGACACCAGTGGGCTCTATCGGCCATTTCCTTGGAGTTTCCATCCGTCGCACCAGCGTACTCAATGCAGGAAGCTCGATACGTTTACGGATGCTCAACCGGCGAGGCATCTTATACAGTTGCCCTTGGCAAAGCTGCAAAGATCGACCACTTGGCCAAGTTCGACGTTCGAACACTGATAGCAAGAGGCGTGGCACAACCACCACAGCCGGTGAAAGGCTGTGTCGATACACGTAGCATTGCCCAGGTCATGGAGAGCCAGGATCCTCAAGACCCTATCAAGCTCTTCCGAATGCCCGTCGGGTGGTATGCGCAAGAGCCAAGATTTGTGCCTCGGCGTGAACCAGACTCCGAGGACGACGGTTGGTTGTTGACATACGTGTTTAATGAAGATCAGCTCGATGAACAGGGTGAATGTGTGCCCGAGGCCGCGAGCGAGTTGTGGATAATTGACGCGAAAGAAATGAAGGAGGTCGTGGCTCGGATCAAGTTGCCGCAGCGTGTACCGTACGGATTGCATGGAACTTGGTTTAGCGAAGAAGAGATTGATGGGCAGAAGCCATTCGAGAAGGTAAGGACGCTGGCTTCGTAGTCATTCAGCATGGGAAAAGTTCGTCCGAGGTTGGTTGAAAGGATACTGGGCCTGTCTCGTTATCAGCTGGCGGAAAATTTCCTCTATGATACCATTTGTTTTCTAGCGAGCAGAGAAGAAGTAATGGCCTCTTTGGGTAAATGTGAACCTTGGGTCAATTGGCCGTACGCTTCAGTGGATGATGAGACAGAAAACTCGGCACTTTCAGACTGGAAGCATCCAGTTCCTCATCCGAGGCTGGCCATTTCGAGAAACAGCCTGAAAGATCACTTCCACTCGTACTGGCTGGCAGTTGTTAAGTCGGCGAGATTCAGGTTGCCCTACCCACCAGCCGATCGCTAGTCACACCAACGCTGTGTGCACACCCACCTGGCACCATGGCCTCACGGCGCAACCGCCCCTAACTGAAACTTGCGTCGCCGGCCCTGAGGTGGCAGCCACTGGATTCTGGCTGGGGCCGTTGGAGGCTGGACCTTGCTCCTCAACGCTTCCTGTGGTGCGCTTTAGGGCCGCATTGCACCTTGCGCCCCATGCCGCAAGTTCGCTGCCCAGCGCCCCGGAACCTGCCCCCCTTCGCTTCTCCTCCCCGGCCCTGGACTGCAAATCCCCCTCATCAAGAGCATGTTGAGGCTCAGGGCCGGAAAAGCGTCAATCTCAACGACATCCGTTTCTGTAGCCGCCGacgactcttttttcgccgcGATATCTTCCGGCGATACATG
The Colletotrichum lupini chromosome 6, complete sequence DNA segment above includes these coding regions:
- a CDS encoding retinal pigment epithelial membrane protein, which encodes DLDRTLERRKVISTSELPSSSSSDVVIKPESIDGQSVGSSSTDGNGGPMFERNQETIPGNVGQAIQPTFNCAWNSEATSALHAKMTDECRGDENARHPYLSGNFAPIQSCLPLTPCSHEGTIPSDLAGGQYVRNGGNPVTNDDASRAAHWFDGDGMLSGVLFRRAGEKNTLVQPEFVNQYLLTDVYCHAKTNKYLRRPVVPSIATLVNPAVSMFRILFEVFRTVFLVVLSRLPGFGRPIKKISVANTSVLFHNGRALATCESGPPLRFALPSLETIGWFNGRTAENEPRQSTESGFGGRGVVSFMREWTTAHPRVDPVTKELITFHATFVQPFVRYSVVPATPKSGPGRSPVFDLPVPGVESPKMMHDFGVSRQHTVIMDLPLSLDTMNLIRGVPSLSYDSAGRSRFGVFPRHQPDAVQWFETNPCTIFHTANCWDSISSQTDVNGPRVSVNLVACRLTSASMVFSAGNLPTPEMKPVPPEYAEEEQCRLYYYSFPLSAIPGIQYNIRHQWALSAISLEFPSVAPAYSMQEARYVYGCSTGEASYTVALGKAAKIDHLAKFDVRTLIARGVAQPPQPVKGCVDTRSIAQVMESQDPQDPIKLFRMPVGWYAQEPRFVPRREPDSEDDGWLLTYVFNEDQLDEQGECVPEAASELWIIDAKEMKEVVARIKLPQRVPYGLHGTWFSEEEIDGQKPFEKVRTLAS